The Rosa rugosa chromosome 3, drRosRugo1.1, whole genome shotgun sequence sequence GAGTTAATATTAGAATATGGTGTAGAACCcaagaaaggagagggactatATTTGAaacatgataaaaaaaaaacctataggGTTGTAGCTCTCCAACAATCAAAAGTAGAATGATATCCAAGAAGAAGACGAGCACAACAGCTGAAGAAGAAACTGCAGTAGTGGTAAGCAAGTATATGATTCTATCTTCTGAAAAGTAGATCCCTTATTGTGAACACTCAGTACATGTACATGCATCTTCTAAAAAGGAGGTGATGGTAAGTCCTTGTCCGGTCTATATTCTGAAGTAGTAGATCCTTATTGTGAACACTGCAGTTCATGTGCATCTTCTAAAAAGGGAGTGATGGTAAGTCCTTGTCCGGTCTATATTCTAAAATAGAAGATCCTTATTGTGAACACTACTACAGAACTTGGTTATCAATAGCTTTAACCAAGATCCCTTTAAAGGTTAATTGGAATCTCTGTGAACATTAACTTATATTGAATCAAAGTTGGTTCTATCTAACTACATAAGGGATCTTCCCAGGGCTAATCAATTATTGTACTATTCTTAGTTAGTGAGCTGTAAGGGAAAATTGAATTGGTCAGTGAATAAAGACTCACTGTTGTATTCTGGTTGGTTCTTGGATTGTGATTAGAACAAAATGGTTTGCAAGTATAATCATATATTATTTGGCTTATTTTGTTGCTTTGTGGCAGATGAGTTATCCAACCAAAATAAAGAAACATCTTTGACTTCAAATCTTGTTACTTTGTGGCAGatgagtttttttattttcaagaaCTATTATGTCATTGTAAGAGCAGTTTGTTTTCTAGTTATAGATTCTTTTTTTCAGTTGGTTTATGAGAAGTCTAATTAGAACTAGCGGTAGTTATTAAGTATGAAAGTAGTATAGCAGAACAGTGTAGATGATCTGATAATTGCTCTATAGTATAAGACTAATCTGATAGGATATTCTGAAATAAATGTGATATTCACAGGTGTCATCACTTATGGAGTTCAATATGGAGCCTCTAAGCAATGAAATGGAGATTGCTCAATCTTTGCTACACATGCAACAAACAAACATAACTAATGAGTTTCATAATGTGGTTGGGATTGTGAATGAGTTTACGGATGGCTCGAACTCTGAAGCTGAAGAGGATGATAGCTTTAATTTGCGTGGAGTAAATAGGCCAAATTGGGCAAAAGGAGGGAATGTGGAATACTTGAAGTTCAATGATGAAGGGCAAGCTGTGGAGCCAGAAGCAACTGTTGCAAGATGGCAACGATACCTTGGCATGAAGGCCACAGATCATAGGTTGTTTCAGCTCAATGTCTTTGATTGGCGAGAGTTTCGTAAAGGAAAGAAACTAGATGAGGCATGGGATGCAATCAGGGTAATCATACTTAACTACCTAAGTGTTGGTTCATAATTTTAACTATGGACATTCTGATTAGTTTAAAGTTTAATAATTTGTAGCTTCATAATTTAATAACATCTTTTCTATATGTGTAATATTAGAGAACTATTGATTGGTCAGACCCCGAAACTCAAAGAAAGAGTGGGAGGATAAGGTTTGTGCTGGAGAGGAAGTTGAATGATCGTTGGAAGACATTTAAGGCAAAACTCCGGAAAGTATGGTATACCCCAAATGTTGGTACTGAAGAGCGTTTTAAATGCAAAGATGGGAGGGTAAGCAAAGAACAATGGGTTGCACTAGTTAACCACTGGGAAGATGAAAAGGAACAGGTATATATGTTTACGGGATGCATAATGTTTTCATATGATTGTGTGATATTCATCCTGAAAATTAACTTTACTGCTATAACTGCATGTGCACCAGAAACAAGGACTGAATATATCTATGTTTAATGAAATCTGCAAAAGGATGGGGTAGTTTATAATTTACCTTACTGTAACATATTTGAACCTTGATGCAGTGGCGTTCTATTGTGAACAAGCAGAGTCGGGCAAAGCGTAGGATGATGCACACAACTGGCACAAAGACATTTGCAGAGATCAGGAACAAATATGTAAGTTGTTATGTTATTGAATAGCCATACATATTGAATTAATCTGCGTAGTGTTACATATAAAAGTCTATGTTTTCTCTATATATGAACTTAGTCACTGTAGCAGCAATAGAGAATGTATTCAATTATGAGTATCTACTGTGAGAGAATGTACTAGTTGTGAGAGAATAATGTAACTAGCATGTCTTAATTTGTGGCAATGCAGAAGTACATATGTGTAGTGAAAACTTGAAAATAACATGATATATATTACCAATTATTTGTATTACAAACGTATGCTGTATTAAAGGAAATTTTGGTGGGATGCTTAGACGAATGCACCAGATGATAAAGTTTTGCTCTTGTACCACCAGTAGGAGGGCTTGGTTTAGTAAAAATTTATGTTCTGCTTTCAAGGTATTCTCCACCTAACTAGCCTCATTACGAAATAACGTTTGCTTATTTTCACCTTGAAATTTAAAAGGTTTGTGAGAAACTGGTTTATCTTATTTAAGTTCTCAGGATATTGTTGTATTGCCTCAAGTAGTTTGTTATTGTTAATCATGTTATGAAGGacctcttttatttattttatttatttttaagttgTTTGGTTTCATAGTTACTACTGATTACCATTTGTCTTAAGTAATTgcttgattttcaattttcactgGCCTTCATCATGACGTATTCTCTTCTCTTGTTTTGACCAATGCTCTGCTCTTAAAACATGCAAGACCTTAATCGCCATTTGCATACCCTGTACTCTACTTGTTGCAACCTTCTTTTTTAGTGTTTCTGATTAAATAAGAAGCGTTGTTGCAGGTTTTTATTTACTTGTCCTTCATGGTACTTGCATATCTCATATTacttttttctgtttgtttttcttaattagATTCTTGGTTCATATGTAtgtagaaaaaaataaatggaGGTGTAAACCCAGACCGTTGCAAAATGTTTGAGCTTACCCATGTCCACCCTGATGAACCAAATTCTAAACAAGCTATtgtaagcatcacttttgactTCTTGACATATTATTTTCAAGTGCTTAAGCGTACTCAACATTGATATTGTACTTACTGTGATTAGTTATACCAACTGTTTGATATAGGCCTTAATGAAGGACAAGATTGACAAGATGAA is a genomic window containing:
- the LOC133740581 gene encoding uncharacterized protein LOC133740581 codes for the protein MKATDHRLFQLNVFDWREFRKGKKLDEAWDAIRRTIDWSDPETQRKSGRIRFVLERKLNDRWKTFKAKLRKVWYTPNVGTEERFKCKDGRVSKEQWVALVNHWEDEKEQWRSIVNKQSRAKRRMMHTTGTKTFAEIRNKYKKINGGVNPDRCKMFELTHVHPDEPNSKQAIALMKDKIDKMKTTKRASQLPETLNDFEINEVYVSVLGKETRGGVRGFGFGVRPEQVPGVLVQKRGVHLEVQAMREQHEAEIETIRKESQEKEDKLREELNKQTLATKDKFKNMEIAMKKQEALMALLLGAYESTDMLAAALRMKGASLQPSMSHIQSSYEENLDDVYIPHCSEELQQQVTRN